The following are from one region of the Marinomonas sp. CT5 genome:
- a CDS encoding branched-chain amino acid ABC transporter permease produces the protein MNNKTSIFGGITLIALALIVVMPIILPSVTLATEILIFALAALACNLLLGYTGLLSFGQGIFFGGGAYSASLVMLHLDFGLFGALITAIIAGALLALIVGALSIRRSGIYFVMLTLAFTQMAYFLAYTFSDLTGGDNGLLDVPRPELNFFGLTISELKSSEDFYIFVAALFSIVFIFARRVIHSPFGTTLVAIRENENRSSAVGFSTNHFKLIAFVISGAITGLAGALYAMLLNFSPLSNIDLVMSENILIMTIIGGTSSLIGSILGAGAIVLIGDLLSSIWPRWMMILGIALIAVVLFLPGGLWGGIVSLFSKLSPSKKSKKISVTEVIK, from the coding sequence ATGAATAATAAAACTTCTATTTTCGGCGGAATTACTCTTATTGCACTCGCTCTTATTGTTGTGATGCCAATAATACTACCTTCAGTTACATTGGCGACTGAAATACTGATATTCGCATTAGCAGCTTTAGCTTGTAATTTGCTTTTGGGTTACACCGGATTACTATCTTTTGGTCAAGGTATTTTTTTTGGAGGCGGTGCATATAGTGCTTCCTTAGTTATGCTTCACTTAGATTTTGGATTATTTGGCGCTTTAATCACTGCGATTATAGCTGGGGCTTTACTTGCTTTAATTGTAGGTGCTTTATCAATAAGAAGATCTGGAATTTACTTTGTAATGCTGACTCTTGCTTTTACTCAGATGGCATATTTCTTAGCGTATACGTTTAGTGACTTGACAGGGGGGGATAATGGTCTTCTGGATGTTCCTAGACCTGAATTAAATTTTTTTGGTCTAACAATTAGTGAATTAAAAAGTAGCGAGGATTTTTATATATTCGTTGCAGCTCTTTTTTCAATAGTGTTTATTTTTGCCAGACGAGTTATCCACTCCCCTTTTGGTACAACACTAGTAGCAATAAGAGAGAATGAAAATCGATCATCAGCTGTAGGTTTTTCAACTAATCATTTTAAGCTTATTGCATTTGTCATTTCTGGTGCAATCACAGGCCTTGCCGGTGCCTTATATGCAATGCTACTGAATTTTTCACCGCTATCAAATATAGATCTAGTGATGTCTGAAAATATTTTAATTATGACAATTATAGGAGGAACAAGCTCTCTTATTGGTTCCATTTTAGGTGCTGGTGCAATTGTATTAATCGGTGATCTTCTTTCATCTATTTGGCCTAGGTGGATGATGATTTTAGGGATAGCTCTTATTGCCGTTGTTTTGTTCTTGCCAGGAGGGTTATGGGGGGGGATTGTCTCTTTATTTTCTAAGCTATCTCCATCTAAAAAATCAAAGAAAATCTCTGTTACTGAGGTGATTAAATGA